The Streptomyces spororaveus genome includes a region encoding these proteins:
- a CDS encoding nucleotidyltransferase family protein, which yields MTDDHRSAESAPPAAAFPAAPTQAVVLAGGQGSRLRPYTDDRPKPMVEIPGTGVPIIGHQLAWLASEGVTDAVVSCGHLAEVLQEWLAGARLPLRVTTVVEEEPLGRGGGLKYAARHLPHPDGTWYATNGDVWTRFSLREMAAFHAERDAVATLALARPRIPWGVVETNEFGQVLDFIEAPQSPYPVNAGVYVFSAEFTALLPDLGDHERTTFPRLARERRLAGFPLPQGAYWRAIDTAKDLTEAARELAAQKGA from the coding sequence ATGACCGACGACCACCGATCCGCTGAATCCGCTCCCCCCGCAGCCGCGTTCCCCGCCGCCCCCACCCAGGCCGTCGTCCTGGCGGGCGGCCAGGGGTCGCGGCTGCGGCCGTACACGGACGACCGCCCGAAGCCCATGGTGGAGATCCCGGGGACGGGGGTGCCGATCATCGGGCACCAGCTGGCCTGGCTGGCCTCGGAGGGGGTCACCGATGCCGTGGTCTCCTGCGGACACCTGGCCGAGGTGCTCCAGGAGTGGCTGGCCGGGGCCCGGTTGCCGCTCCGCGTGACCACGGTGGTCGAGGAGGAGCCGCTGGGCCGCGGCGGCGGTCTCAAGTACGCCGCCCGGCACCTCCCCCACCCCGACGGGACCTGGTACGCGACCAACGGCGACGTGTGGACCCGCTTCTCGCTCCGCGAGATGGCCGCCTTCCACGCGGAGCGCGACGCGGTGGCCACGCTCGCGCTCGCCCGGCCGCGGATCCCCTGGGGGGTCGTGGAGACCAACGAGTTCGGGCAGGTCCTGGACTTCATCGAGGCCCCCCAGTCGCCCTACCCGGTCAACGCGGGCGTGTACGTCTTCAGCGCCGAATTCACCGCACTGCTCCCGGACTTGGGCGACCACGAGCGCACCACGTTCCCGCGCCTGGCCCGTGAGCGGCGCCTCGCGGGCTTCCCGCTGCCACAGGGGGCCTACTGGCGGGCCATCGACACCGCCAAGGACCTCACCGAGGCCGCACGGGAGTTGGCGGCTCAGAAGGGCGCCTGA
- a CDS encoding ABC transporter ATP-binding protein, with product MASVTFDKATRLYPGGDKPAVDQLELEIQDGEFLVLVGPSGCGKSTSLRMLAGLEDVNGGAIRIGDRDVTHLPPKDRDIAMVFQNYALYPHMSVADNMGFALKIAGEDKATIRKKVEDAAKMLDLTQYLDRKPKALSGGQRQRVAMGRAIVRKPQVFLMDEPLSNLDAKLRVSTRTQIAALQRDLGITTVYVTHDQVEAMTMGDRVAVLKDGLLQQVDTPRNMYDRPANLFVAGFIGSPAMNLVEVPITDGGVKFGDSVVPVSREALSAAADAGDRTVTVGVRPEHFDVAETGGLTITVNVVEELGADGYVYGSTASADGSQDLVVRVGGRQVPEKGSSLHVVPRADEIHVFSTSSGERLSG from the coding sequence ATGGCTTCTGTCACTTTCGACAAGGCGACCCGGCTGTACCCCGGCGGCGACAAGCCCGCCGTCGACCAGCTTGAGCTGGAGATCCAGGACGGCGAGTTCCTCGTCCTCGTCGGCCCGTCCGGCTGCGGCAAGTCCACCTCGCTGCGCATGCTCGCCGGCCTGGAGGACGTCAACGGCGGTGCCATCCGCATCGGTGACCGCGACGTCACGCACCTGCCGCCCAAGGACCGGGACATCGCGATGGTGTTCCAGAACTACGCGCTCTACCCGCACATGTCCGTCGCCGACAACATGGGGTTCGCGCTCAAGATCGCCGGTGAGGACAAGGCCACCATCCGCAAGAAGGTGGAGGACGCGGCGAAGATGCTCGACCTCACCCAGTACCTCGACCGGAAGCCGAAGGCGCTCTCCGGCGGTCAGCGCCAGCGCGTCGCCATGGGCCGCGCCATCGTGCGCAAGCCGCAGGTGTTCCTCATGGACGAGCCGCTGTCGAACCTCGACGCCAAGCTCCGCGTCTCCACCCGCACGCAGATCGCGGCGCTCCAGCGCGACCTCGGCATCACCACGGTCTACGTCACCCACGACCAGGTCGAGGCCATGACGATGGGCGACCGCGTGGCCGTCCTGAAGGACGGGCTGCTCCAGCAGGTCGACACCCCGCGCAACATGTACGACCGCCCCGCGAACCTCTTCGTCGCCGGCTTCATCGGCTCGCCGGCCATGAACCTGGTCGAGGTCCCGATCACCGACGGCGGTGTGAAGTTCGGCGACAGCGTCGTCCCGGTGTCCCGCGAGGCGCTGTCCGCGGCGGCCGACGCGGGCGACCGCACCGTCACGGTCGGCGTGCGTCCGGAGCACTTCGACGTCGCCGAGACCGGCGGTCTGACCATCACCGTGAACGTCGTCGAGGAACTCGGCGCGGACGGCTACGTCTACGGCTCCACCGCGTCCGCCGACGGCTCGCAGGACCTCGTCGTCCGCGTGGGCGGCCGCCAGGTCCCGGAGAAGGGCTCCAGCCTCCACGTGGTGCCGCGCGCGGACGAGATCCACGTCTTCTCCACCTCCTCCGGCGAGCGGCTGTCCGGCTGA
- a CDS encoding right-handed parallel beta-helix repeat-containing protein, translating to MVTRYVVSPHGGRRAHRDISSALAEAARRGRPALIEIEPGHYEETLTVRGEVRLVAVRGPGSVVVARPRGAVLDTFAPVAVQGLVLVGRDADVVGCRAGTLTLDQTEIRAHDGVAVHARPGTSVTLRDSTVLHGRVLIAGAGGLVERCLFTDAADNALAVIDGGRLSVVASRIEGSRIHGVLVSGGRARIEGCVLTRTGKAAVFAGARAELTVTDCLVESVEAEGIAYVEQSRGRVDRTRVVDARFGIAVASGADPVVRDSVLTGCRDTGLDVNNGGRGRFEECEISAAGNVAVLSTRGGAPEVHGCRVTGGKVGVAVTDGGRGRFTRIEIRDLSSAALRVYDEATAVFEHVTVERCPSGLETRGNGGTQAEISDSVLRDVAMAAVTALGQSWVTLRRVSVERAALAFGAGEEAQLLAHDCGAAAVTTGGVSAFGSARVVARNLTVTGSDGLGVFARDTARLEIEGATLVDCAVGGAGFVDDSGGRLQDCSVTGTGQLGILHNGLVDLTGLRTPLPVLEKAVRTEPGPTVIHHHYEGPVFNGPVRDVQLAWRNIHAVQHRTTNEDGTRT from the coding sequence ATGGTCACGCGGTACGTCGTTTCACCGCACGGGGGCCGGCGCGCCCACCGGGACATCTCCTCCGCCCTCGCCGAGGCGGCCCGGCGCGGCCGGCCGGCGCTGATCGAGATCGAGCCCGGCCACTACGAGGAGACGCTCACCGTCCGCGGCGAGGTCCGGCTGGTCGCGGTCCGGGGCCCCGGCTCGGTCGTGGTGGCGCGGCCCCGGGGCGCCGTCCTCGACACCTTCGCACCGGTCGCCGTCCAGGGGCTCGTACTGGTCGGCCGGGACGCCGACGTGGTGGGCTGCCGTGCGGGAACACTGACGCTGGACCAGACCGAGATCCGCGCCCACGACGGTGTCGCCGTCCACGCCCGGCCCGGTACCTCGGTGACGCTGCGGGACAGCACGGTCCTGCACGGCCGGGTGCTGATCGCGGGGGCCGGCGGGCTCGTCGAGCGGTGCCTGTTCACCGACGCCGCGGACAACGCGCTCGCCGTGATCGACGGCGGGCGGCTCTCGGTCGTCGCCAGCCGGATCGAGGGCAGCCGCATCCACGGGGTCCTCGTCAGCGGCGGGCGGGCCCGGATCGAGGGGTGCGTGCTGACCCGCACCGGGAAGGCCGCGGTCTTCGCGGGAGCGCGGGCGGAACTGACCGTGACCGACTGCCTCGTCGAATCCGTGGAGGCGGAGGGCATCGCGTACGTCGAGCAGTCCCGCGGCCGCGTGGACCGCACCCGCGTCGTCGACGCGCGGTTCGGGATCGCGGTGGCGAGCGGCGCCGACCCGGTGGTGCGCGACAGCGTGCTCACCGGCTGCCGCGACACCGGCCTCGACGTCAACAACGGCGGCCGCGGCCGCTTCGAGGAATGCGAGATCTCCGCGGCGGGCAACGTCGCGGTGCTCTCGACCCGGGGCGGAGCGCCAGAGGTCCACGGCTGCCGTGTCACGGGCGGCAAGGTCGGCGTCGCCGTCACCGACGGCGGCCGCGGCCGGTTCACCCGGATCGAGATCCGGGACCTGAGCAGTGCCGCCCTGCGGGTGTACGACGAGGCCACCGCCGTCTTCGAGCACGTCACGGTGGAACGCTGCCCGTCCGGGCTGGAGACCCGGGGCAACGGCGGCACACAGGCCGAGATCAGTGACAGCGTGCTGCGAGACGTCGCGATGGCCGCGGTGACCGCGCTCGGGCAGTCCTGGGTGACACTGCGACGGGTCTCGGTGGAGCGGGCGGCGCTGGCCTTCGGCGCCGGGGAAGAGGCCCAGCTGCTCGCGCACGACTGCGGGGCCGCGGCGGTGACCACCGGCGGGGTGTCCGCCTTCGGCAGTGCCCGGGTCGTCGCGCGGAACCTCACCGTGACCGGCAGCGACGGACTGGGCGTCTTCGCGCGGGACACGGCCCGGCTGGAGATCGAGGGCGCCACCCTCGTCGACTGCGCGGTGGGCGGCGCGGGTTTCGTCGACGACTCCGGAGGCCGGCTCCAGGACTGCTCCGTGACGGGGACGGGGCAACTGGGCATCCTCCACAACGGGCTCGTCGACCTGACCGGGCTGCGCACGCCGCTGCCCGTGCTCGAAAAGGCCGTCAGGACCGAACCGGGCCCCACCGTGATCCACCACCACTACGAGGGACCGGTGTTCAACGGCCCGGTCCGCGACGTCCAGCTGGCGTGGCGGAACATCCATGCCGTCCAGCACCGGACGACGAACGAGGACGGTACCCGCACATGA
- a CDS encoding NAD(P)/FAD-dependent oxidoreductase — protein sequence MTINGGISFWYASERSRTPAPPPRAPLTADTTADVVIVGGGYTGLWTAYYLKRAAPDLRITVLEQKFCGYGASGRNGGWLYNGIAGRDRYAALHGHQAALRLQQAMNETVTEVIDVAAKEGIDADIHRGGVLEVARTPAQLGRLKAFHAHEVAFGETDRELLDAPATRARIDIADAVGSSWSPHGARIHPLKLVRGLAAAVEALGVVIHESTPVTEIAPRRAVTPYGVVRAPYVLRCTEGFTAALKGQKRSWLPMNSSMIVTAPLPAETWSRLGWSDSTLLGDMAHAYMYAQRTADDRIAIGGRGVPYRFGSRTDHDGRTQPATVSALTDLLTAFFPQLAGTEITHAWSGVLGVPRDWCATVTLDRASGLGWAGGYVGSGVATSNLAARTLRDLVLGEATELTGLPWVGHRVRRWEPEPFRWLGVQALYAAYREADRHESSTHRPTTTPLARLADRISGRH from the coding sequence ATGACGATCAACGGCGGTATTTCCTTCTGGTACGCGTCCGAGCGAAGCCGCACCCCCGCGCCCCCACCCCGCGCACCCCTCACCGCCGACACCACCGCCGACGTCGTCATCGTCGGCGGCGGTTACACCGGCCTGTGGACGGCCTATTACCTCAAGCGCGCCGCCCCCGACCTCCGCATCACCGTCCTGGAGCAGAAGTTCTGCGGCTACGGCGCCTCCGGCCGCAACGGCGGCTGGCTCTACAACGGCATCGCCGGCCGCGACCGCTACGCCGCCCTCCACGGCCACCAGGCCGCCCTCCGCCTCCAGCAGGCCATGAACGAGACCGTCACCGAGGTCATCGACGTCGCCGCCAAGGAAGGCATCGACGCCGACATCCACCGCGGCGGCGTCCTCGAAGTCGCCCGCACCCCCGCCCAACTCGGCCGTCTGAAGGCCTTCCACGCCCACGAGGTCGCCTTCGGCGAGACCGACCGCGAGCTCCTCGACGCCCCCGCCACCCGCGCCCGCATCGACATCGCCGATGCCGTGGGCTCCAGCTGGAGCCCCCACGGCGCCCGCATCCACCCCCTGAAGCTGGTCAGGGGCCTGGCCGCCGCCGTCGAGGCCCTCGGGGTGGTCATCCACGAGTCCACGCCCGTCACCGAGATCGCCCCGCGCCGGGCCGTCACCCCGTACGGCGTGGTCCGCGCGCCCTACGTACTGCGCTGCACCGAGGGGTTCACCGCCGCCCTCAAGGGCCAGAAGCGCTCGTGGCTCCCGATGAACTCCTCGATGATCGTGACGGCCCCGCTCCCCGCCGAGACCTGGTCCCGGCTGGGCTGGTCGGACAGCACGCTCCTGGGCGACATGGCCCACGCGTACATGTACGCCCAGCGCACCGCCGACGACCGCATCGCGATCGGCGGCCGGGGGGTCCCGTACCGCTTCGGCTCGCGCACCGACCACGACGGCCGCACCCAGCCGGCCACCGTCTCCGCGCTGACCGACCTCCTGACCGCCTTCTTCCCGCAGCTCGCGGGTACGGAGATCACGCACGCCTGGTCGGGCGTGCTCGGCGTGCCCCGTGACTGGTGCGCCACCGTCACCCTGGACCGCGCCTCGGGCCTGGGCTGGGCGGGCGGCTACGTGGGCTCGGGCGTCGCCACCTCCAACCTCGCGGCCCGCACCCTGCGCGACCTCGTCCTCGGCGAAGCCACCGAGCTGACCGGCCTCCCCTGGGTCGGCCACCGCGTCCGCCGGTGGGAGCCGGAGCCCTTCCGCTGGCTCGGCGTGCAGGCCCTCTACGCCGCCTACCGCGAGGCGGACCGCCACGAGAGCTCCACCCACCGCCCGACGACCACCCCCCTGGCCCGCCTGGCCGACCGCATCTCGGGCCGCCACTGA
- a CDS encoding aminoglycoside phosphotransferase family protein, whose translation MVEVPDGLVEAQVRYNGDAGREFIAALPGRAARFLEQWGLRRTGPVMHGVTALVLPVERADGSGAVLKLVSVDEESVGEPVALRAWAGEGCVRLLQHDVDTGTLLLERLDEGRDLAALARADARQAVVVVGELLARLTAVPAPAGLRGLGEMAAGMLEQVPRALGQLVEARDRRLLAECAAAVAEVAGEPGDRLLHWDLHYGNVLAGGREPWLAIDPKPLAGDPGFELLPAIMGNFRAEGVRWRFDLLTEAVGLDRERARAWTLGRVLQNCLWDVEDGEERLDEEQLAVVEVLHPRSRLR comes from the coding sequence ATGGTCGAGGTTCCGGACGGGTTGGTCGAGGCGCAGGTCAGGTACAACGGGGACGCGGGGCGGGAGTTCATCGCCGCACTGCCCGGGCGGGCGGCACGCTTTCTGGAGCAGTGGGGGCTGCGGCGGACCGGGCCGGTGATGCACGGGGTGACCGCCCTGGTGCTGCCGGTGGAGCGGGCCGACGGGAGCGGGGCCGTGCTGAAGCTGGTGTCGGTGGACGAGGAGAGCGTGGGGGAGCCGGTCGCGCTGCGCGCGTGGGCCGGGGAGGGGTGCGTACGGCTGCTGCAGCACGACGTGGACACCGGGACCCTGTTGCTGGAGCGGTTGGACGAGGGCCGGGACCTGGCGGCGCTCGCGCGTGCGGACGCGCGGCAGGCGGTGGTGGTCGTCGGGGAGCTGTTGGCGCGGCTGACGGCGGTGCCGGCTCCGGCCGGGTTGCGCGGGCTCGGTGAGATGGCCGCCGGGATGCTGGAGCAGGTGCCGCGGGCGCTGGGGCAGCTGGTGGAGGCGCGGGACCGGCGGCTGCTGGCGGAGTGTGCGGCGGCGGTGGCGGAGGTCGCCGGGGAGCCGGGGGACCGGCTGCTGCACTGGGACCTGCACTACGGCAACGTGCTGGCGGGCGGCCGGGAGCCGTGGCTGGCGATCGACCCGAAGCCGCTGGCGGGCGATCCGGGTTTCGAGTTGCTGCCGGCGATCATGGGCAACTTCCGGGCCGAGGGTGTGCGGTGGCGGTTCGACCTGCTGACGGAGGCGGTCGGGCTGGACCGGGAGCGCGCACGGGCGTGGACGTTGGGGCGGGTGCTCCAGAACTGCCTGTGGGACGTGGAGGACGGGGAGGAGCGGCTGGACGAGGAGCAGTTGGCGGTCGTCGAGGTGCTGCACCCCCGTTCTAGGCTGCGGTAA
- a CDS encoding GNAT family N-acetyltransferase, with the protein MIRSAEVSDVPAIHAMIRELAEYEKVPHEARATEEQLREALFGASPAVFAHIAETEGGEVVGFALWFLSFSTWRGVHGIYLEDLYVRPGVRGGGHGKALLRELARTCVERGYERLEWSVLKWNAPTIAFYEALGARPQEEWSVYRLTDGALAAFGAP; encoded by the coding sequence ATGATCCGTAGTGCTGAAGTCAGCGACGTCCCCGCCATCCACGCGATGATCCGCGAGCTCGCGGAGTACGAGAAGGTGCCGCACGAGGCGCGGGCCACCGAGGAGCAGCTGCGGGAGGCGCTGTTCGGGGCGAGCCCGGCGGTGTTCGCGCACATCGCGGAGACGGAGGGCGGGGAGGTCGTCGGTTTCGCGCTGTGGTTCCTGTCCTTCTCGACGTGGCGCGGGGTGCACGGGATCTACCTGGAGGACCTGTACGTACGGCCCGGCGTGCGCGGCGGCGGCCACGGCAAGGCGCTGCTGCGGGAGTTGGCGCGGACGTGTGTGGAGCGGGGCTACGAGCGGCTGGAGTGGTCGGTGCTGAAGTGGAACGCGCCCACGATCGCCTTCTACGAGGCGCTCGGCGCCCGGCCGCAGGAGGAGTGGTCGGTGTACCGGCTGACGGACGGCGCGCTGGCCGCGTTCGGGGCCCCCTAG
- a CDS encoding zinc-binding dehydrogenase codes for MRAIRLHAFGPAENLSYEHADAPVPAPGQVRIAVAAAGVHLLDTSLRQGIQGPPAPLPELPTIPGREVAGTVDALGPGTDPAWLGRTVVVHLGFAPGGYAQYAVADADRLHPVPPGLDPAQAVAMIGTGRTTLGILQFADLGPDSVALIPAAAGGIGTLLVQYAVNAGATVIALAGGPAKTARASANGAHLALDYTDPGWADAVRARHPDGATVLFDSVGGATARTALGLLAPGARHLVFGWSGGPLHLTDAERADLDARAITTRSVLGPAMLQRVGAPDPLRVLETRALAEAAAGRLRPALTRYPLAEAATAHHDLETRATTGKVVLEP; via the coding sequence ATGCGAGCCATCCGCCTGCACGCCTTCGGCCCCGCCGAGAACCTCTCCTACGAGCACGCGGACGCCCCCGTCCCCGCCCCCGGCCAGGTCCGCATCGCCGTCGCCGCCGCCGGCGTCCACCTCCTCGACACCAGCCTCCGCCAGGGCATCCAGGGCCCGCCCGCCCCGCTCCCCGAGCTCCCCACCATCCCCGGCCGCGAGGTCGCCGGCACCGTGGACGCGCTCGGCCCCGGCACCGACCCCGCATGGCTCGGCCGCACCGTCGTCGTCCACCTCGGCTTTGCCCCCGGCGGCTACGCCCAGTACGCCGTCGCCGACGCCGACCGACTGCACCCCGTACCGCCCGGCCTCGACCCCGCCCAGGCCGTCGCCATGATCGGCACCGGCCGCACCACCCTCGGGATCCTGCAGTTCGCCGACCTCGGCCCGGACTCCGTCGCCCTGATCCCCGCCGCCGCCGGGGGCATCGGCACCCTGCTGGTCCAGTACGCGGTCAACGCCGGCGCCACCGTCATCGCCCTGGCCGGCGGCCCCGCCAAAACCGCCCGGGCCTCCGCCAACGGCGCCCACCTCGCCCTCGACTACACCGACCCCGGCTGGGCCGACGCCGTCCGCGCCCGCCACCCCGACGGCGCAACCGTCCTCTTCGACTCCGTCGGCGGCGCAACCGCCCGCACCGCCCTCGGCCTCCTCGCCCCCGGCGCCCGGCACCTCGTCTTCGGCTGGTCCGGCGGCCCCCTCCACCTCACCGACGCCGAACGCGCCGACCTCGACGCCCGCGCCATCACCACCCGGAGCGTCCTCGGCCCCGCCATGCTCCAGCGGGTCGGCGCCCCCGACCCCCTGCGCGTCCTGGAAACCCGCGCCCTCGCCGAGGCCGCCGCGGGCCGCCTGCGCCCCGCCCTGACCCGCTACCCCCTCGCCGAGGCCGCCACCGCCCACCACGACCTGGAAACCCGCGCCACGACCGGCAAGGTCGTCCTGGAACCCTGA